ATTCTTGTATTCTGATTCCATAATGTACCCAattaaaattatagagatatccgtcAATGTGGTTTTCATATGAAAACCCCAAGATGACAACTAAGAGGAGTATTTTTCTCTTAACAACGGATATGGCAATACTTAAACAAGATATCCTCAGTTGGATTTGACTACACATACATAACCTGTATCCAATGTTGCGTACAAATAATTCTCTCTCTTGATGTCAATAAGACTTGGCACATTTGCCTTGGTTATTCAACTATAGAGATAATTTGAGAATTATTGTCAATTCTATTGGTCATAGCATAAATATGAGCCACTACATTTCTTGAAGAAATTCAAGAACATACATGTGACTCTATTTACCATTTTATGGACCATAAAGATACTATGTAATGCATATTTATGCATCCATAATATAGTCCCAGGTGTGTCTCTTAGTCATGAGAACCATCACTATACCAAACTCATTGCTCAAAATCTTTAATTTAGAGCAAATTATCCTGGACGCGGGATCAAATCTATTTTATATGGAACAGTTTGGTTTTTGGATACTATATATCAAGTACCTTATGTCCATACCAAAAATGGTTTTATTGAGTCTCTTATTGAGAATcaaattgcatgacatattaaaaTAGAATTGTAATTTATCAGAACTAAGTTGTTTTCATGCGGCCTTACACACCGCATCattaattcaaattcatcaagctGCACTTATACAACTCCCTCCGTTGCAGTATGTACGTGAAACTTTGGCCGCAGCCAAACATTTCCCATCTGCGTATCGAGTATGTTTTCACATACCCATATTACCACCCCAACATACCAATGGGCATTAGGGATCCCAAGAGATAACTCTATAGAGGATTTATAAATTGCCCGTATGTTGATCATATTTGAGGATAATTccaggcattagggggagatttatACCACATTAAGAATGCCAAGAATCAAAAGAGCAATCCTCACATCCACGTACCAAAAAAATTCTAAACCTAATCGTTTAGAATATCttatatttgcatcatattaCAAAAAATCTGCCAGAAACATTTACTGATAATAAGGGTGTCACAAAATCCTCTTATCCTACTTATAATGCGCCCGAAAGAATGGAGGTACCAAttaaaaccattcaactcccacttccaaagaagagggggagaagtacggccgctcctaaggataatgctccAAGTAAGCGTCCGAGGATATCGAGGACAAtatcctccaaatcagtaaatctaagccaacctcaagttggtagacacccaaaatggatgagcatccAAAACCCGGATCTAAATCCACCCGGATCAACGGTGCACCCAAACTCTGATCCTAGGACATTGGAACACTCTGACTCCATATGGGAAATGACTCGGAGTCCAAAAGGGTTAATATTTTTACATGCTATATTGATTTCAAGAACTGAATCAATCATTTAAAGACTACAAATTGTCGCGGCATATACTCCTCAAAGATTGCCTTTTTACCTTACTGGATTCAGACCAAAAATCCTAGGCAGAGTGTCTTCacactcaaatttggtcaaactaaaaggtggCAATTAAGGAGATTGCTCTTGTTCAATGATGAGAAGTATTACCATAGTAATATCTTTCCTCACAGAGTTTCTTTTCAGAAGCAAGGTGGTGAATAATGAGAGCTTGTAGCATATGGTTTCACGCAGAGACCCAGCATAGTATACCCCATGGTATGTGTGAAAATGAAGTTTTCCAAATTCAATAATTGGcggatcaaatgaatttgatagattCGGACGTATAAGTCCCAATGGACTTCATATTCTGAATCCAAATACAAATCGCAACATACATTGTGTATAATAAAGCATGATTGCGTATATTGGTTATTTTGATATCATCATGATATAGAAATAATTATGCAATCATTTGAGATACAATTTCCATCATGTGGATTCGAGAtggaggatttgggtaagaccaaatgttgctaggcttacaacttgagcaccgtccttcagagattttagtgcatcaatcagcctatatccagaaaatattggagaaattcaatatggacaAATTATATCATAACAATACCTCaatggttgttcgttctttagaaatagagaaagatccatttagaccatgagatattggagaaaagatattgggaccaaggttccatatcttagtgttattggagcacttatgtatcttgcaaattgcaccaggcctgATATTACATTTGCAGTGAACATACTAGTTAAACATAGTGCCAATCCAACTCACCGTCATTAGACGGGAGCGAAGCATATCCTCAGATATCTTTGtggcacaaaggatcttggtttattctttaaGAGAAATCATGATCCCAATATGATTGGATACACGGATGCTGGTTACTTATCTGGTCCCCATCCCAAACTGGATTTGTATTCTTACATGGAGGTACAACTATTCATGAAGTCTTCTAAACAGACTCTGACGGcgacctctactaatcattctgaaattattgctctatacgaggcatcacatgaatgtgtatgacttcgcagaatgattaaccacatacaacatgcatgtggtattggttcaattgaatcacctacaattatctatAAAGATAATTTTGCTTATGTTACATAAATGCAAACAGGTTACATAAAGAGTAATGTCGCTGAGGACATTGCCCCTAAGCTGTTTTATTCCCCATAAGTTATAAGAAAGCggggaaataaacatcttgcaaatccagtcatgtgataatctcgctgacctatttactaagtccttatcaacttctgtgtttcaaaaattggtacatggaattgGTATGCGGCGACTTCGAGATTTGCCAGAATCAGAGGGAGACATCTACTAAATGTTGACCTGTaccagcatcatattatactcttttctttcacaagttttacttgCAAGGTTTCTTgtcaaagtttttaatgaggtaatattaacaaaagcatgtgtcatatttcctattttccccaccggggtttttgtgggaaatatcaaagacacatattgccctcacaactcatccatggtttttccctgaaaaggtttttcatgtgagttatccaaaaggcaataccaataatatgtcgtcatattttctcctaattttcccACTGGATTTTTATAGGAGTTTTAGCGgcatatcactttatattgctcctCATATTTTTCCTTAAAAGGTTTTTGGAGGAGTTATCTTTATAtcgtatctccaatatttttccccattggggtttttaatgggataccaatgacatagtggtttacttaaatcacaaataaatatgctattttctccttattttccaataaggtttaaaggagtttttatggCATATCATATATTCCTCAGATTTTTCCCATAGGGTTTTTCGAGGAATTTTAGCTTACAGCTACATTGATCTCAAGGAAAAttcgatcaagggggagtgttgtgAAACGGTGTCTCTCAACAGACACCTATTCACgaagtgatctcatccatcaattACAAGATTAGTGGATAGGATTAGACAGTTAGTTTTACTCCAAAGGGCATGTTCTTTGGGAACAGCCGTGTCCCTTCGTGACACCCCTTCAGATCAATGAAAGATACAATTCTTCCAAATCTTGTTCATTTACGTTCACGCTTTAACATAAACTTTGTGAAATGTGTTTCGTGAACTATGATTTCAGTTTACATTCGAACTATTAATCAGAAGAGCTATGTTTACATTTGAATTAGATTTAGATCCATACCATATAAATTCAATACTACTACACTCATTCCAAATTGTAAATCAGtatgacttttctagatacatgtgGACAACATACTAGAAAAGCCTAAAAGACTTGCAATTTAGAACAGTACAAAGCTAGCGCATGCGCATCGGGGCACATGATGCGTGTGccaaatatcattttggaagaCAAACATGGGCATGGCAAATGAAGACAGGTCTTGCACAATACGTTCATGAATTATGAACATTGCGTGAAACGGCTCTGATGGCATAAATTAGCAACCCATGCACAGCTTGGGAAAGGATCATGCTATTTACAGAATTTACAGCAGCTAAAACTGTGGGGTTCATCGACACCGAAAGAAACACTACATACCAACGGCTTGGTGCTTAGCCGGAAAACCTGAGTTATTATCCTCGGCTCTACAACACCTAAATCAGAACAACCTTAGCGAGAAAAATGGACACCATTCCGATCAGGTGCTACATTGGGTCAGGTCAGAAAGCCGTGCAAAGATTATTCTTCAAGTTTGAAGAGCATTCCTGCTGAATGGTGATTGCAGGGCTACAGAGCCGACTTCTCTTTGGCTCTGATATTCTAACACGGGTTATTGCTGCTGTCAGTGCGTCAACCAAGCCACATTCATCCTGATCTTCTGACCTTTGGCTTGAGTCTGACACGGAGCCACATTCTGACTTGTGTCTGTCCCATGGAATTTTGGGTGCTATAATCTTGTTAGTGAGACACAAATTAGCAGCTACCACCTTCAGGGGGCATTCTGTGTAAAACATGACCCATGGGTGACCTGAAATAGGTATCAGTAAGTAAAGTCATTCTCAAAAAAATACAACAATGCTAAATGAGAAACTCTTTGAAGCTTGAACCTACTGAGAACTTCACCAGCAGTCATTCTAGAAGAGACATCTCGATTCAACATTCGGCCAATAAGATCCCGCCCAAGAACTGATATTGATTCCCATGGGCTGCTGCTAAAATCAAGTTCAACAGTCTTTATGGACTCAAAAACGGCATCCAGAGAGCCACCTTGAAATGGAAGTGAACCGAGTAGTAGTACATGTAGTAGCACACCAGCACCCCAAATATCAACTTTCTCAGAATAGCTTCCAGAAAGAACTTCAGGTGCCACATATGCTGGGCTCCCTGCTACACCAAACAATTTCTGACCTGCTCAATGCATACACCACATGTTAGCTAGTACAAAACATGTACACACAGAGTTATGTCTAGTGTAGCAAATACAAACCACAGATTCTACAGCCACAACCACAAGAAACATGCATGTAAAACCCtctatagatgtagcatttatgccaatcacaagatgaagcatAAAAATAGAGATGCTACTGTATAACAGGAAAATGCTCGAATGTTTCAGGATAGGTTAGTGAAGGCAGGGTGTTGCCGTGTTGGAAATAATGAATTTGTCCCTCATTGGCAAACAGAACACTTTAAGTTAATCCAGAGAATCTCATTAGAAATTCTTTTACATTACAATAGATGTAggtttggaaaacagctattcacgtgcctgaaccttgattgcttctactgggtttcaactctagcctaccccaacttgtttgggacttaaaggctttgttgttgttgttgttgttgtacaatAGATGTAGGTTTGGGCTATTTGCAATCCAGGTATATGAACCACAATACAGCATGGTAAGTTCTGGCTGTAAGTGGGTACACAAGACATTTTGAAGCAAAAGTTGAACATTGCAGATTTGCAAAAATCCATTGATACAGTACGAAATATAAGCAACTACTGCCCCCCGGTTCTCATACGACCCCAAAATTATACTCCATTCCAAAATGTAAgtcattttggtttttctaggtCCATAGATTTTGCTATGCACCAGATATACGCTATGTCAGATACACAGTTAACATAGTAAAAaccatgtatctagaaaagccagaacaaCTAGAACAGAGGAAGTAGATTCTATAGTTCCATTCAGAAGTCGCAACATTTTCTAATGCATAAAACTGACTCAACAGCATTCAGAACATGAAACATGACAGCTTATGGCATGCCTGAAAGACCATAACACTAACTTATGGATAATCTTGTCAGCCGGTGTAAGTTAAGAACATCAAATCCAATTTTCCTTGCCAACAACCAGAAGTAGCTCTAGCACACCAAAACAAAAAACCCATTAAAGAGTATCAACTCGCACCAGGCTTTAATTCTCTTGCCTCTTGGCATGCCTAGCAAAACGGATGACACAATGATACCTGCCTGCTACCAGTTCATGACTCCAAAAACAAAGCACAAAACATCAGTATGAAGCAGTGCCTGAACTTAAGCAGGATAGCAAAGAAACCTAAACATCAATACCTAGCAAACTAAGAAAGCACTAAATAAATGTTAGACCTTAGTATTTCTTTCAAAGAAAATGTTAGGCCTTAGTAAAACTGAGTTATTCTAATTAGTAAGTTACATAACTAGACTATGAGAGATAAGACCAATGGTAGCAAAGTCCACTTAAACTCTTAGCACATTGGGGGCGTCATAAACCATTGTCTTGTGCATCAATGTAAGTCAACTTTGAAATTCAAAGGAAGAAGACAAAAAACTCAATATGACGAATTTCCTAGCACCAGGTCTCAAATATCTTATCATACCTAGCAAGAGGGGATGAAATGTGAATGGACACTTGCTATGAACTCATGACTCCAAAAAAACACAGCTTGCACTCATTCCTCTGAGCAAGTATTGAGGGCAGCATTTCTTCTTACAGACTAATGTACACCACACAAAAGATCATATCAATTGTCAGTTCAAACCCAGAAGGAACACAAAAAAATATCACTGAGACAGACATCAACTGTTGCCAACTTAAGGAGGACTCCAGAGATGAGGGAGCTCATGCGTTGAAGAAAGGATGAGTACTTGAGTTAGCCTCATTTGCTTGGTTACACAACCAAGGCAGGAACACCAGAGCTACATGGCTCACTTAGGTTCCTAGACCATAGACGAATATGTTTGACTCCCAACTCATTTACATCACACTAGCTGATACTCAAGTCAAGGCCATATATGGGCAACCTGCAAAAATGCTAAGCAATCATGGTAAAACAATATGAGTTTGTATGAAGAGGAATTCTAAGAACATGGCACCACAACATGAAAATATAGCTGAAAGATTAGACGCAGTGCAGCTAAGTACAGCCATCAATTAGTCTTTGTAACACCACATTATATTATTTAAAGATGGGAGAACCAATGTGGGACTGCCCAGTTCATGTTTCGCTATGTTAGATTTTCAAGAAATTGATCTTATTCGTCTTGAGATTCAGACTGAAAGCTAGTAATATAGCATATAGTAGTAAAAAATTACCATTAGTGACCCGTGCAGCGAGTCCGAAATCAGCAAGCTTCACCTTCCCAGCCTTGGTAACCAAAATATTCTCCGGCTTAATGTCCCTGTGCACAACACCCATCTCGTGGCAGTACTTGAGCACGGCCATGAGATCCTTGATCACAATGGCAGCACGCTGCTCAGAAAACTTGCCCTCCCTGGCGATCTCGTCGAGCAGCCTGCCCCCGCCGCAGAGCTCCATGACGAGGTAAAACCTGTCGGCGTCCTCGAAGACGGCCCTGAGCGTGACGACGCCCGGGTGGCCCGAGAGATGCTGCATGATCTCCACCTCGCGGTGCACCGTCTCCTCGCCGTTCTTGGGCAGCGCCTTGCAGGCGAAGaactcgtcgccgccgccggccctgGCGCGGCAGATCCGGACGGAGCCGAACTTGCCCTGCCCGATCTCGGCGCCGAGCTCGTACTCGCTGTCGAGCCGCTTCTTCCGCCCCATCCGCGTGGCCGAGTCGATGCAGCCCAGCTTGCGCTTGAGCCCGCGCCCGGGGCTGTCGGGCGCCGCCCGCGAGCCGCTCGCGGGCGGCGCCGTCatcaccacgccgccgccgccccgggtggaggcggagga
Above is a genomic segment from Miscanthus floridulus cultivar M001 chromosome 3, ASM1932011v1, whole genome shotgun sequence containing:
- the LOC136542038 gene encoding serine/threonine-protein kinase PEPKR2-like isoform X2, which translates into the protein MDSLPRKRKGAARAACYLAGSRHDAPAARKRTCREPKPRPEKTKPSSSASTRGGGGVVMTAPPASGSRAAPDSPGRGLKRKLGCIDSATRMGRKKRLDSEYELGAEIGQGKFGSVRICRARAGGGDEFFACKALPKNGEETVHREVEIMQHLSGHPGVVTLRAVFEDADRFYLVMELCGGGRLLDEIAREGKFSEQRAAIVIKDLMAVLKYCHEMGVVHRDIKPENILVTKAGKVKLADFGLAARVTNGQKLFGVAGSPAYVAPEVLSGSYSEKVDIWGAGVLLHVLLLGSLPFQGGSLDAVFESIKTVELDFSSSPWESISVLGRDLIGRMLNRDVSSRMTAGHPWVMFYTECPLKVVAANLCLTNKIIAPKIPWDRHKSECGSVSDSSQRSEDQDECGLVDALTAAITRVRISEPKRSRLCSPAITIQQECSSNLKNNLCTAF
- the LOC136542038 gene encoding serine/threonine-protein kinase PEPKR2-like isoform X1, translating into MDSLPRKRKGAARAACYLAGSRHDAPAARKRTCREPKPRPEKTKPSSSASTRGGGGVVMTAPPASGSRAAPDSPGRGLKRKLGCIDSATRMGRKKRLDSEYELGAEIGQGKFGSVRICRARAGGGDEFFACKALPKNGEETVHREVEIMQHLSGHPGVVTLRAVFEDADRFYLVMELCGGGRLLDEIAREGKFSEQRAAIVIKDLMAVLKYCHEMGVVHRDIKPENILVTKAGKVKLADFGLAARVTNGQKLFGVAGSPAYVAPEVLSGSYSEKVDIWGAGVLLHVLLLGSLPFQGGSLDAVFESIKTVELDFSSSPWESISVLGRDLIGRMLNRDVSSRMTAGEVLSHPWVMFYTECPLKVVAANLCLTNKIIAPKIPWDRHKSECGSVSDSSQRSEDQDECGLVDALTAAITRVRISEPKRSRLCSPAITIQQECSSNLKNNLCTAF